One Phycisphaerales bacterium DNA window includes the following coding sequences:
- the ric gene encoding iron-sulfur cluster repair di-iron protein — MTSQIDTQTTVGQLVTQRPARSRFFESLGIDYCCGGKMPLEEACRKKGLDPHTVAVLLASADARAAEHDRVVVNPDAMALAELADHIEQTHHAYLRVELPRLDQMTEKVFRVHGEHEPRLADVRRAFTALNAELTQHMMKEERILFPIIRQLEQPNGQREFHCGSVANPIRQMEAEHQHAGDALAIMREATDGYQPPEWACNTYRAMLDGLAQLERDMHQHVHKENNILFPKAIELEAAR, encoded by the coding sequence GTGACCTCCCAGATCGACACCCAAACCACTGTCGGACAACTGGTTACGCAGCGTCCCGCCCGCTCTCGCTTCTTCGAGAGCCTCGGCATCGACTACTGCTGTGGCGGCAAAATGCCCCTCGAAGAGGCCTGCCGCAAAAAAGGACTCGACCCGCACACCGTGGCCGTGCTGCTCGCCTCCGCCGACGCCCGCGCCGCCGAGCACGACCGCGTGGTGGTCAATCCCGACGCCATGGCCTTGGCCGAGCTGGCCGATCACATCGAGCAGACGCACCACGCCTACCTCCGCGTCGAACTTCCGCGCCTCGACCAGATGACCGAGAAGGTCTTCCGGGTGCACGGCGAGCATGAGCCGCGCCTGGCGGATGTCCGCCGCGCGTTCACAGCGCTCAACGCCGAACTGACACAGCACATGATGAAGGAAGAGCGCATTCTCTTTCCCATCATCCGTCAACTCGAGCAGCCCAATGGCCAGCGCGAGTTCCACTGCGGCTCGGTCGCCAATCCGATCCGTCAGATGGAGGCGGAGCACCAGCACGCGGGCGATGCGCTGGCCATCATGCGCGAAGCGACCGACGGTTACCAGCCGCCCGAGTGGGCGTGCAACACCTACCGCGCCATGCTCGACGGCCTGGCCCAACTCGAACGTGACATGCATCAGCACGTCCACAAGGAGAACAACATTCTCTTCCCCAAGGCGATCGAACTCGAAGCCGCCCGCTGA
- a CDS encoding 4Fe-4S dicluster domain-containing protein, giving the protein MFALPANKASRSDIEARGHVKASVRNATFAREALSRRDFVKISGVCAAGLATASAARASEKQTLDADRKGVLVDLTVCVGCRRCEWACNNANELPHGELSDCDDQSVFDSRRRPTSIHLTVVNRVPGRDGAAPTFIKTQCMHCEHPACVSACLVGAMRKTAAGSVIYDASRCIGCRYCMVACPYQFAAYEYEKALTPQVKKCQLCQSRTSRGELPACVAMCPVEALTYGRRDELLKLAHERIDCNPDRYVNHVYGEHEGGGTSWLYLADRPFTELGFPELGPDSPAQLTETIQHGIFKGFAAPIMLFGLLGAIGKLSHARAAHTHAVQTEKVTP; this is encoded by the coding sequence ATGTTCGCGCTGCCAGCCAACAAAGCGAGTCGCAGTGACATCGAGGCGCGCGGCCACGTGAAAGCGTCCGTCCGCAATGCAACTTTCGCGCGCGAAGCGCTGAGCCGGCGCGACTTCGTCAAGATCTCCGGCGTGTGCGCCGCCGGCCTGGCCACGGCCAGCGCTGCCCGCGCCTCAGAGAAGCAAACGCTCGACGCCGATCGAAAGGGCGTGCTCGTCGATCTCACCGTCTGCGTCGGCTGCCGCCGCTGCGAATGGGCGTGCAACAACGCCAACGAGCTGCCTCACGGCGAACTGAGCGACTGCGACGATCAGAGCGTCTTTGACTCCCGCCGGCGACCGACGTCGATCCACCTGACCGTCGTCAACCGCGTGCCCGGCCGCGATGGCGCGGCGCCGACTTTCATCAAGACCCAGTGCATGCACTGCGAGCATCCGGCGTGCGTCTCGGCGTGCCTCGTCGGCGCCATGCGCAAGACCGCAGCGGGGTCGGTCATCTACGACGCGAGCCGGTGCATTGGATGCCGCTACTGCATGGTCGCGTGTCCCTACCAGTTCGCCGCATACGAGTACGAGAAAGCGCTCACACCGCAGGTCAAGAAGTGCCAGCTCTGCCAGTCGCGCACCAGCCGCGGCGAACTGCCCGCGTGCGTGGCGATGTGCCCCGTCGAAGCGCTCACCTACGGCCGGCGCGATGAACTCCTCAAACTCGCCCACGAACGCATCGACTGCAATCCCGATCGCTACGTCAATCACGTCTACGGCGAGCACGAAGGCGGCGGGACATCGTGGCTCTATCTTGCCGATCGGCCGTTTACCGAACTCGGCTTCCCGGAACTCGGACCCGACAGCCCCGCCCAACTCACCGAGACCATTCAACACGGCATCTTTAAAGGCTTCGCCGCACCCATCATGCTCTTCGGCCTGCTCGGCGCCATCGGCAAACTGTCGCACGCCAGGGCCGCACACACGCATGCGGTGCAAACCGAAAAGGTGACGCCATGA
- a CDS encoding Rrf2 family transcriptional regulator: protein MKLLSDAAEYGLRAAVWLARQRGQTRKVREIAEGTKAPPGYLIKVLQSLAKAGILSAQRGTLGGFTLERDPAQLTVLEVINAIDPVERISTCPLGYESHGTDLCPMHRQIDEAMARIEESFSAVTVADLLTQPNGSSATCLALSGAGRVDLRIDKN from the coding sequence GTGAAACTACTATCCGACGCCGCGGAGTACGGCCTGCGGGCTGCGGTCTGGCTGGCGCGGCAGCGCGGGCAGACGCGCAAGGTCCGAGAAATCGCCGAGGGGACGAAGGCGCCGCCCGGTTACCTCATTAAGGTGCTTCAGAGCCTGGCGAAGGCGGGCATTCTCTCGGCCCAGCGCGGCACGCTCGGCGGCTTCACCCTTGAGCGCGATCCGGCACAACTGACCGTCCTTGAAGTCATCAACGCTATCGACCCCGTGGAGCGCATTTCCACCTGTCCGCTTGGGTACGAGTCACACGGCACCGATCTGTGCCCGATGCATCGTCAAATTGACGAAGCCATGGCGCGCATCGAAGAGAGTTTTTCCGCGGTCACGGTTGCCGATCTGCTCACTCAGCCCAACGGATCTTCAGCGACGTGCCTGGCGCTCAGCGGCGCCGGTCGCGTCGATTTACGAATCGACAAGAACTGA
- a CDS encoding HAMP domain-containing protein: MRRRISALLGSLEVRLLAPLSIAVGLILALHAILSFQATKEHFLNLVHDEVVRSSDLIKRATHDGMLLNRLDQVQANIERLAQAPEVAAIRVYDKAGVIVLSARPAESGRAIALDSDTCQSCHGNGVTRDDAVLARSSLAQEPGGPEVLRHLIVIENEPACSAAECHFHPPDRRVLGVLDVEMSMAPIEAAIRTSRRQLLTTTIGLILISGLVAALFVRRVIHRPTQQLYEGTQRIAAGDLETHIDIAGEHELARLADAFNRMVTELRHAREQVTEWSETLEQRVQEKTAELKGAQRQVLHMEKMASLGKLSATVAHELNNPLGGILTYARLIKRELADLSIEPAMRAELDRYLSVVDKECSRCGAIVHNLLTFARRTGAEMARININEVVERSLMLIRHHLEIRNVKLTTELLHGDAMMVADPGQIEQALVALLVNAVEAMHDPASEHNLLSVQLRGDAESIEIQIRDTGTGIPPEVLPHIFEPFFSTKGTAEGGVGLGLAVVYGIVNRHGGQIDVSSVPGEGTAFHIRLPRAPGRSPADAPDACEPRDEAGSMTVRR; this comes from the coding sequence ATGAGGAGGCGCATTTCCGCTCTGCTCGGGTCGCTCGAGGTCAGACTGCTGGCGCCGCTGTCGATCGCCGTTGGTCTCATCCTTGCGCTGCATGCGATTCTGAGTTTCCAGGCGACCAAGGAGCACTTTCTCAACCTCGTGCACGACGAGGTCGTCCGCTCGAGCGATCTCATCAAGCGCGCCACGCACGACGGCATGCTGCTCAATCGCCTCGACCAGGTGCAGGCCAACATTGAGCGGCTGGCGCAGGCGCCCGAGGTGGCGGCCATCCGCGTGTACGACAAGGCGGGCGTCATCGTCCTTTCCGCGCGGCCGGCCGAGTCGGGCCGGGCGATCGCGCTCGACTCGGACACGTGCCAGAGCTGTCATGGCAATGGCGTGACGCGCGACGACGCCGTGCTGGCGCGGAGCAGCCTCGCGCAGGAGCCCGGCGGGCCGGAGGTGCTGCGGCACCTGATCGTCATCGAGAATGAGCCCGCCTGCTCCGCGGCCGAGTGCCACTTTCACCCACCCGACCGCCGCGTGCTGGGCGTGCTGGACGTCGAGATGTCCATGGCGCCAATCGAGGCGGCGATCCGCACTTCGAGGCGCCAGTTGCTCACGACCACCATCGGCCTGATACTCATCAGCGGACTGGTGGCGGCGCTGTTCGTACGCCGGGTGATTCATCGTCCGACGCAGCAGCTGTACGAAGGCACGCAGCGCATCGCGGCCGGTGATCTTGAAACGCACATCGACATCGCCGGCGAACACGAACTGGCGCGCCTTGCGGACGCGTTCAACCGCATGGTGACGGAACTGCGCCACGCGCGTGAGCAGGTGACCGAATGGTCCGAGACGCTTGAACAGCGCGTGCAGGAGAAGACTGCGGAACTCAAGGGCGCCCAGCGGCAGGTGCTGCACATGGAGAAAATGGCGTCGCTGGGCAAACTCTCGGCAACGGTCGCGCACGAACTCAACAACCCGCTCGGCGGGATCCTGACGTACGCGAGGCTCATCAAGCGCGAACTGGCGGACCTGTCCATTGAACCCGCGATGCGCGCCGAACTCGATCGCTATCTGAGCGTCGTGGACAAGGAGTGCAGCCGATGCGGCGCCATCGTGCACAACCTGCTCACTTTCGCACGGCGAACGGGCGCGGAGATGGCGCGCATAAACATCAACGAAGTCGTCGAGCGCAGCCTGATGCTCATTCGCCATCACCTGGAGATCCGCAACGTGAAGCTGACCACCGAGTTGCTCCACGGCGATGCGATGATGGTGGCCGACCCGGGCCAGATCGAGCAGGCGCTCGTGGCGCTGCTCGTCAATGCGGTCGAGGCGATGCACGATCCGGCCTCGGAGCACAATCTTCTGAGTGTGCAGCTGCGCGGTGATGCGGAATCCATCGAGATCCAGATCCGCGACACGGGTACGGGCATTCCGCCCGAGGTCCTGCCTCACATCTTCGAGCCGTTCTTTTCGACCAAGGGGACAGCCGAGGGCGGGGTGGGGCTGGGTCTTGCCGTCGTCTACGGCATCGTCAATCGGCACGGCGGGCAGATTGACGTTTCTTCGGTGCCGGGCGAGGGCACCGCGTTTCACATCCGCCTGCCTCGCGCGCCGGGCAGATCTCCCGCAGACGCACCGGACGCGTGCGAGCCGCGTGATGAGGCAGGATCGATGACCGTGCGAAGGTAA
- a CDS encoding molybdopterin-dependent oxidoreductase, translating into MSSENLESNEDGQQEHNSGHGGRDLSRRRFIGLFGASSVAAFAWPSALGSLIPVVGVENPLLFYPQRGWERMYRDQYGYDRTFTWVCAPNDTHMCRMKAFVRNGVLIRSEQNYDVDRYGDCYGNKTSPAWHPRGCPKGFTFQRRVYGPYRAKGPAIRKGWKQWADDGFPSLSDTPALRTKYKFDDRGNDDFVRLSWDEAARYCAMGLRAVAGTYSGDAGRRRLLADGYDEDLLHHWHGAGTTTIKMGSNLPIHGLIGKFGIYRFGNMLGLLDHHVRGVKPEDALGARAWNEYTWRGDQAPGTPFATGLQTSDMDFSDLRFSKMILMIGKNLVENKMAESHWFIEAMERGAKIVNVAPDYAAPSAKSDYWIGVRPGLSDLSLVLGLIRIIIDNDWYDADFTRRFTDMPLLVRTDTLKRLRPQDVFAGYSNKDISTGPSFRLHGLTTEQREQIGDFCMWDSAAGKVVAVSRDEVGDNLAFKPALRGTFNVKLVSGETVEVMPIFEMYRRHLKDYDVQTVAEITGADASLIERLAKDLATIKPAAIHFGEGINHYFHATLHNRACFVLMAITGNIGMHGAGVFAWAGNYKGALLQGGRGKPGVGVYTYEDPFNPVLDEAATLGGQNLRHCMHHEEPSYWACGEEILKVKTPQGEKRFTGDTHLPTPTKAFWYNNANFLNQAKWIYDIIVNTLPKVDLIVDQQIEWTGSAEYSDIVFPVNSWAEFEDLELGGSCSNPFIQVWGGDGIKPVHDSRDDAIVFALVAESLSRLTGDRRFGDMWKYVLEKKNRVYIQRVLDSCITTVAKDGPYQLDRIMRGDYGGEPGVAMFLFRTYPRVAFYEQVHDSLPFYTDCGRVAAYCDLDEAIACGENLIVHRESVEATPYMPNVIVSTSPYIRPLDYGIPIDAMDADLRQVRNVMMPWSKVKQTVNPLWSGGFHFFCSTPKSRHSTHSSWSTVDWNWIWSTSFSDPYRRDKRAPGVGDRQIQMNPQAGQDLGLNDGDYVYVDANPADRPYRGWQEDSGSFRHRAYRCMVRVKFNPALPYHFTIMKHTGWIASERTVRAHESRSDGRALAEGTGYQSSYRYGSHQSITRGWLPPMHQTDTLFHKKTGGMGFVFGADVDNHAVNTVPKETLIRITKAEAGGLDGQGVWTNAQSGFGPLGQSEANLAYLAGELTGIGTPEDGYGY; encoded by the coding sequence ATGAGCAGCGAGAACCTCGAATCGAACGAAGACGGACAGCAGGAACATAACAGCGGGCACGGCGGCAGGGATCTCTCTCGCCGCCGGTTCATCGGCCTTTTCGGCGCTTCGTCGGTGGCGGCGTTTGCCTGGCCCAGCGCGCTGGGCAGCCTCATTCCCGTCGTCGGCGTGGAGAACCCGCTGCTGTTCTACCCGCAGCGCGGCTGGGAGCGGATGTATCGCGACCAGTATGGCTACGACCGCACGTTCACCTGGGTCTGCGCGCCCAACGACACGCACATGTGCCGCATGAAAGCGTTCGTGCGCAACGGCGTTCTCATCCGATCGGAGCAGAACTACGACGTGGATCGCTACGGCGACTGCTACGGCAACAAGACGAGTCCGGCGTGGCACCCGCGCGGCTGCCCGAAGGGCTTTACTTTCCAGCGCCGCGTCTACGGGCCGTATCGCGCCAAGGGGCCCGCGATTCGCAAGGGCTGGAAACAGTGGGCAGACGACGGCTTTCCGAGCCTCTCCGATACGCCCGCGCTGCGGACGAAATACAAGTTCGACGATCGCGGCAACGACGACTTCGTGCGCCTCTCCTGGGATGAGGCCGCGCGATACTGCGCCATGGGCCTTCGCGCCGTCGCCGGGACCTACAGCGGCGATGCCGGCCGGCGGCGGCTGCTCGCCGACGGCTACGACGAAGATCTGCTGCACCACTGGCACGGCGCCGGAACGACAACCATCAAAATGGGTTCCAACTTGCCGATCCACGGCTTGATCGGCAAGTTCGGAATCTACCGCTTCGGCAACATGCTCGGCCTGCTCGATCATCACGTGCGCGGCGTCAAACCGGAAGACGCGCTGGGCGCCCGCGCGTGGAACGAGTACACCTGGCGCGGCGACCAGGCGCCAGGCACGCCGTTCGCCACGGGGCTGCAGACGTCGGACATGGACTTCAGCGACCTGCGCTTTTCAAAGATGATCCTGATGATCGGCAAGAACCTTGTCGAAAACAAGATGGCCGAGTCGCACTGGTTCATCGAAGCGATGGAGCGAGGCGCCAAGATTGTTAACGTTGCGCCCGACTACGCGGCGCCCAGCGCCAAGAGCGACTACTGGATCGGCGTGCGCCCGGGCCTGAGCGATCTGTCGCTGGTGCTCGGGCTGATCCGGATCATCATCGACAACGACTGGTACGACGCCGATTTCACCCGGCGCTTCACCGACATGCCCCTGCTCGTGCGGACCGACACGCTCAAGAGGCTGCGCCCACAGGACGTGTTCGCCGGCTACTCCAACAAAGACATCAGCACTGGCCCGTCGTTCCGCCTGCACGGGCTCACAACCGAGCAGCGCGAGCAGATCGGCGACTTCTGCATGTGGGACTCTGCTGCGGGCAAAGTGGTTGCAGTTTCGCGCGATGAAGTCGGCGACAACCTCGCCTTCAAGCCGGCGCTGCGCGGAACGTTCAACGTAAAACTGGTCAGCGGCGAGACGGTTGAAGTCATGCCGATCTTCGAGATGTACCGCCGTCACCTCAAGGACTACGACGTGCAGACGGTGGCGGAGATCACCGGTGCAGATGCATCGCTCATCGAACGGCTGGCCAAGGACCTGGCGACAATCAAGCCGGCCGCGATCCACTTCGGCGAGGGCATCAATCACTACTTCCATGCGACGCTGCACAACCGCGCCTGCTTCGTGCTCATGGCCATCACGGGCAACATCGGCATGCACGGCGCCGGTGTGTTCGCCTGGGCGGGCAACTACAAAGGCGCCCTGCTCCAGGGCGGCCGCGGAAAGCCCGGCGTGGGCGTGTACACCTATGAGGATCCGTTCAATCCGGTGCTCGACGAGGCGGCCACGCTCGGCGGCCAGAACCTGCGCCACTGCATGCATCACGAAGAGCCGTCTTACTGGGCATGCGGCGAAGAGATTCTCAAGGTAAAGACGCCGCAGGGCGAGAAGCGCTTCACCGGAGACACGCACCTCCCCACGCCGACCAAGGCGTTCTGGTACAACAACGCCAACTTCCTCAACCAGGCCAAGTGGATCTACGACATCATCGTCAACACGCTGCCCAAGGTCGATCTGATCGTCGACCAGCAGATCGAGTGGACCGGCTCAGCGGAATACTCTGACATCGTCTTTCCCGTCAATTCATGGGCGGAGTTCGAAGATCTTGAACTGGGCGGCTCGTGCTCGAACCCGTTCATCCAGGTCTGGGGCGGCGATGGAATCAAGCCGGTGCACGACAGTCGCGATGACGCCATCGTCTTCGCGCTCGTCGCTGAATCACTGAGCCGGCTGACCGGCGACCGGCGTTTCGGCGACATGTGGAAGTATGTGCTCGAGAAGAAGAACCGCGTGTACATTCAGCGCGTGCTCGACTCGTGCATCACCACGGTTGCGAAAGACGGGCCGTACCAGCTGGACCGGATCATGCGCGGCGACTACGGCGGCGAGCCGGGCGTGGCGATGTTCCTGTTCCGCACGTATCCTCGCGTGGCTTTCTACGAGCAGGTGCACGACAGCCTGCCCTTCTACACCGATTGCGGCCGCGTCGCGGCGTACTGCGATCTCGATGAAGCGATCGCGTGCGGCGAGAACCTGATCGTGCACCGCGAGTCGGTCGAAGCAACGCCGTACATGCCCAACGTGATCGTCTCGACGAGCCCGTACATCCGCCCGCTCGACTACGGCATTCCCATCGACGCCATGGACGCCGACCTGCGGCAGGTGCGCAACGTGATGATGCCCTGGTCGAAGGTGAAGCAGACGGTCAATCCGCTGTGGAGCGGCGGGTTCCACTTCTTCTGCTCGACGCCCAAGAGCCGGCATTCGACACACTCATCGTGGTCCACCGTCGACTGGAACTGGATCTGGTCCACGAGCTTCTCCGACCCCTACCGGCGCGACAAGCGAGCGCCGGGCGTGGGCGACCGGCAGATCCAGATGAATCCGCAGGCGGGCCAAGACCTCGGTTTGAACGACGGCGACTACGTCTACGTCGATGCGAATCCGGCCGATCGCCCCTACCGCGGCTGGCAGGAAGACTCGGGATCATTCAGGCACCGCGCCTACCGGTGCATGGTGCGCGTGAAGTTCAATCCCGCGCTGCCGTATCACTTCACCATCATGAAGCACACGGGCTGGATCGCATCCGAACGCACCGTCCGCGCGCACGAGAGCCGCAGCGACGGCCGGGCGCTGGCGGAGGGCACGGGGTACCAGTCGTCGTATCGCTATGGCTCGCACCAGTCGATCACGCGTGGCTGGCTGCCGCCCATGCACCAGACCGACACGTTGTTTCACAAGAAGACCGGAGGCATGGGATTCGTCTTCGGCGCCGACGTCGATAACCACGCGGTCAACACCGTGCCCAAGGAAACGCTCATTCGCATCACCAAGGCCGAGGCCGGCGGGCTCGACGGCCAGGGTGTCTGGACCAACGCGCAAAGCGGCTTCGGGCCGCTTGGGCAAAGCGAGGCCAATCTCG
- a CDS encoding c-type cytochrome — protein sequence MNDSTKRDDGGNQINRISTSLWPPQCAWPAAWIAVIGVGAATAALSGGAAPTSGSPAPPIASVAPAGEQAAQPPATEAQQIYLANCATCHGPGGQGDGPASYLLFPKPRDFTSGIYRFKSTFNDAPPTRTDLERSIRNGIARTAMPAFDSVLSDAQIASLIDYVLSLNTAPWPQGPVEPVTIPPKPEFTQDLIKQGHNVFVTMGCAPCHGETGRGDGPSAQGLIDSNGYPLPPADFTTGVFKAGRTSEDLYRTILVGVPGTPMPSFEAAMNAGIKVEGLDPSTDMVWAMVAYLESLIESREQSGVPSGAVIAPAATASTAMMADPFDSGWSAVEPVTASLQPLWQRRHATRSLAVRTAKTDDRIAFCVEWADSTVDGPETLDSATDAVGIMFSLTSEAPMLTMGQQDGQAQTLVNIWQWKASRQMDADANQRRDIALSEMGDPVDMYPFKSGDPVTGPLTEHDPTYITAWGAGNPQSDPALMNRPVLCMNAAGFGSTTIAPPDDQNVDGVGRWRDGAWRVVFVRELPAHHEGDVDFAAMQRVPIAFAAWDGAALDRNGTKLISGWHWLEMPR from the coding sequence ATGAACGATTCAACCAAGCGAGACGACGGCGGCAACCAGATAAATCGGATATCCACATCCCTTTGGCCTCCGCAATGCGCGTGGCCCGCCGCCTGGATTGCGGTGATCGGCGTCGGCGCGGCGACCGCGGCTCTGAGCGGAGGCGCAGCGCCGACTTCAGGCTCCCCTGCGCCGCCCATCGCCTCGGTCGCGCCGGCAGGCGAACAGGCGGCGCAACCTCCCGCAACGGAAGCGCAGCAGATCTACCTCGCCAACTGCGCGACGTGCCACGGCCCGGGCGGCCAGGGCGACGGGCCCGCTTCGTATCTGCTCTTCCCCAAGCCGCGCGATTTCACCTCAGGAATCTACCGGTTCAAATCAACATTCAACGATGCGCCTCCCACAAGGACCGACCTCGAGCGCAGCATTCGCAACGGCATCGCGCGCACCGCGATGCCGGCGTTTGACAGCGTGCTCAGTGATGCGCAGATCGCGTCGCTGATCGATTACGTTCTCTCGCTGAACACGGCTCCGTGGCCGCAGGGTCCGGTCGAACCCGTGACCATTCCTCCAAAGCCTGAGTTCACTCAGGACCTGATCAAGCAGGGCCACAACGTGTTCGTTACGATGGGCTGCGCACCGTGTCACGGCGAAACCGGGCGCGGCGACGGCCCGTCGGCTCAAGGGTTAATCGATTCGAACGGCTATCCCCTGCCGCCCGCCGACTTCACCACCGGAGTCTTCAAAGCCGGTCGCACGAGCGAAGACCTCTATCGCACGATCCTCGTCGGGGTTCCCGGCACGCCGATGCCCAGTTTCGAAGCGGCGATGAACGCGGGGATCAAGGTTGAAGGTCTCGATCCATCGACGGACATGGTCTGGGCGATGGTCGCCTACCTTGAAAGTCTTATCGAGTCGCGCGAACAATCGGGCGTGCCATCGGGCGCGGTCATCGCGCCGGCTGCAACCGCGTCGACCGCCATGATGGCTGATCCTTTCGATTCCGGGTGGAGCGCCGTCGAGCCGGTCACTGCTTCACTACAACCGCTCTGGCAGCGCCGGCACGCGACGCGCTCGCTCGCAGTGCGCACGGCCAAGACGGATGATCGCATCGCTTTCTGCGTTGAATGGGCCGACTCGACCGTGGATGGACCCGAGACGCTCGACAGCGCGACGGATGCCGTCGGAATCATGTTCAGCCTCACCTCTGAGGCGCCCATGCTCACGATGGGCCAGCAGGACGGCCAGGCGCAGACGCTGGTGAACATCTGGCAGTGGAAGGCCAGCCGGCAGATGGATGCGGATGCGAATCAGCGGCGCGATATTGCGCTGAGCGAAATGGGCGATCCTGTGGACATGTACCCATTCAAGTCGGGCGATCCGGTGACCGGGCCGCTCACGGAGCACGATCCGACGTACATCACCGCGTGGGGCGCCGGCAATCCTCAGTCGGATCCGGCGCTCATGAATCGTCCGGTGCTGTGCATGAACGCGGCGGGCTTCGGCTCGACGACGATCGCGCCGCCCGACGATCAGAACGTGGATGGCGTGGGCCGCTGGCGCGATGGCGCCTGGCGCGTCGTTTTCGTGCGCGAGTTGCCGGCGCATCACGAGGGCGATGTGGACTTCGCGGCGATGCAGCGCGTGCCCATCGCATTTGCGGCGTGGGACGGCGCTGCGCTCGATCGAAACGGAACGAAACTGATCTCGGGATGGCACTGGCTGGAGATGCCGCGCTGA
- a CDS encoding sigma-54-dependent Fis family transcriptional regulator — protein sequence MSAEKQKILVVDDEFSIRDSLQSWFRKDGYEVRAVENAALALDALRGGPVDVAVVDIKMPGMDGMELQRRIHECSPKTAVIMITAFATVETAVGALKQGAFDYVTKPIDPDELSHLVRRAIEQRRLEEENLHLRETIDELVAVDTIVGESPAIRRVMELVQHVAPTDVTVLIQGESGTGKELIARAIHANSRRRYLPIVPVNCGAIAENLLESELFGHEKGAFTGADRKRRGKIEMAHGGTLFLDEVGAISPKMQVELLRALETKEFHRVGGMESIKVDFRVICATNEDLEQAVRDGRFREDFYYRVNVFSIEAPPLRSRTSDIPLLANHFLHRYAQQMDKRITEISPEAMKLLMEYDWPGNVRELSNAIERAMVVGSPPAIRAEDFPLRAGRGIGSAANGAAALEEVERRHIAEILKRTDWNITQAARILAIDRVTVYNKIKKYGLRPQMA from the coding sequence ATGTCAGCAGAGAAGCAGAAAATCCTCGTGGTGGACGACGAGTTTTCGATCCGCGATTCACTGCAGAGCTGGTTCCGCAAGGATGGCTATGAGGTCCGGGCGGTGGAGAATGCCGCGTTGGCGCTCGATGCGCTGCGCGGCGGTCCTGTCGATGTCGCCGTGGTTGATATCAAGATGCCCGGCATGGACGGCATGGAACTGCAACGCCGCATTCACGAGTGCAGCCCGAAGACGGCGGTGATCATGATCACCGCGTTTGCGACCGTCGAGACGGCGGTTGGAGCGCTCAAGCAGGGCGCGTTCGACTACGTGACCAAGCCGATCGATCCGGATGAACTGAGCCATCTCGTCCGCCGCGCCATCGAGCAGCGCCGCCTCGAGGAGGAGAACCTGCACCTGCGCGAAACCATCGACGAACTGGTGGCGGTGGACACGATCGTCGGCGAGAGTCCGGCGATCCGAAGAGTGATGGAACTGGTGCAACACGTGGCGCCGACGGACGTGACGGTGCTCATCCAGGGCGAAAGCGGCACGGGCAAGGAACTCATCGCCCGCGCCATCCACGCCAACAGCCGGCGGCGCTACCTGCCGATCGTTCCGGTCAATTGCGGCGCCATCGCGGAGAACCTGCTCGAGAGCGAACTCTTCGGCCACGAGAAAGGCGCCTTTACCGGCGCCGATCGAAAGCGGCGCGGCAAGATCGAAATGGCGCACGGAGGGACGCTGTTTCTCGATGAGGTCGGCGCCATCAGCCCCAAGATGCAGGTCGAACTCCTCCGCGCTCTTGAAACCAAGGAGTTCCACCGGGTCGGCGGCATGGAGTCGATCAAGGTCGATTTCCGCGTCATCTGCGCCACCAACGAAGATCTCGAGCAGGCGGTGCGCGACGGCCGCTTCCGGGAGGACTTCTACTACCGCGTCAACGTGTTCTCGATTGAGGCGCCGCCGCTTCGCTCACGAACGTCGGACATCCCCCTGCTGGCGAACCACTTCCTGCACCGCTACGCGCAGCAGATGGACAAGCGCATTACCGAGATCAGTCCGGAGGCCATGAAACTGCTGATGGAATACGACTGGCCGGGCAACGTGCGCGAACTGTCCAACGCCATTGAGCGGGCGATGGTGGTGGGCAGTCCACCGGCGATCCGCGCGGAGGACTTCCCCCTGCGAGCCGGCCGGGGCATCGGCAGCGCCGCCAACGGCGCGGCAGCGCTCGAGGAGGTCGAGCGCCGCCACATCGCCGAAATTCTCAAGCGCACCGACTGGAACATCACGCAGGCGGCGCGGATTCTCGCGATCGATCGCGTGACCGTGTACAACAAGATCAAGAAGTACGGCCTGCGACCACAAATGGCCTGA